From a single Brassica rapa cultivar Chiifu-401-42 chromosome A01, CAAS_Brap_v3.01, whole genome shotgun sequence genomic region:
- the LOC103841763 gene encoding peptide-N4-(N-acetyl-beta-glucosaminyl)asparagine amidase A codes for MASLPPLIFFFTLHSLSTLSLAVHRETTRSRFKPPHFSPLLISPPSQNLTSPTPYLEVKKPPVLPDSPPPPCSHHILHHEFAYTYGKPPVLTNYTLPSHCPSLEFSKIVLEFKSTCKGRQFDRIFGVWLDGVELLRSCTAEPRQNGIVWSVQKDVTRYHSILVKNQTQTLAVYLGNLIDKTYTGVYHVDVIFHYYPSSSGYISPRADMILPVSRNLPLNAGLWFEIVNSSYKEVVIPRNVYKAVLEVYVSFHEKDEFWYGNLYNDYVTANNLSSPGNGPFREVVVTLDGEVAGAVWPFPVVFTGGINPLLWRPITAIGSFDLPSYDIEMTPFLGGLLDGEAHKVGFSVTNALNVWYIDANLHLWLDKEKEVVEGKVLEVRRGSLEVSYVSDFKGLNGNFTTKAKRSVYSTGLVKSSHGDIITSASQEFTYGNNMVLGKDGNMQIIDQLIKADDRVNAKRESREIYAAKSIKSFPFYLYSDYLEGQNHTLKEVANVTMGFNEERSWSDDDGLMRTFKSKLENKQEAQGVMVVKNNLVVSGYGGTQQVYNYVGSDQCYFRNISSFNYTILYNKVEAVCKKKTLKPTPRLEHLTIQPLLA; via the coding sequence ATGGCCTCTCTTCCTccactcatcttcttcttcaccctCCACTCTCTTTCCACCCTCTCCCTCGCCGTTCACCGTGAAACAACCAGATCGCGTTTCAAACCACCACATTTCTCCCCTCTCCTCATCTCTCCTCCATCCCAAAACCTCACCTCACCTACTCCCTACCTCGAGGTCAAAAAGCCTCCCGTCCTCCCCGATTCTCCGCCACCACCGTGCTCTCACCACATCCTCCACCACGAGTTCGCCTACACCTACGGCAAACCTCCTGTCCTCACCAACTACACTCTCCCCTCTCACTGCCCTTCCCTCGAATTCTCCAAGATCGTCCTCGAATTCAAATCCACCTGCAAAGGAAGACAGTTCGACCGCATCTTCGGCGTTTGGCTCGACGGCGTCGAGCTTCTCCGCAGCTGCACCGCCGAGCCTAGGCAAAACGGCATCGTTTGGTCTGTCCAGAAAGACGTGACTAGGTATCACTCTATCCTCGTCAAGAACCAAACTCAGACTCTCGCTGTTTACCTCGGTAACCTAATAGATAAAACCTACACTGGCGTCTACCACGTGGATGTGATCTTCCATTACTACCCTTCTTCTTCTGGTTACATCTCTCCTCGAGCTGATATGATCCTCCCCGTTTCAAGAAACCTTCCCTTAAACGCTGGACTATGGTTTGAGATCGTTAATTCTAGTTACAAGGAAGTAGTGATCCCTAGGAATGTGTATAAAGCTGTTCTCGAGGTTTATGTTTCTTTCCACGAGAAAGATGAGTTTTGGTATGGGAATCTTTATAATGACTATGTTACCGCAAACAATCTAAGTTCTCCTGGTAACGGACCTTTTAGAGAAGTTGTGGTTACTCTCGACGGCGAAGTTGCCGGTGCGGTTTGGCCTTTCCCCGTTGTTTTCACCGGAGGAATTAATCCTTTGCTGTGGAGACCCATCACAGCTATCGGCTCTTTTGATTTGCCGAGTTATGATATCGAGATGACGCCTTTCTTGGGGGGTTTGTTGGATGGAGAGGCTCATAAAGTGGGGTTTAGTGTGACTAATGCGTTGAATGTTTGGTATATAGATGCGAATTTGCATCTTTGGTTGGATAAGGAGAAGGAGGTAGTTGAAGGGAAGGTCTTGGAGGTTAGGAGAGGTTCTCTGGAGGTTAGTTATGTCTCTGACTTCAAGGGTTTGAATGGTAACTTCACAACCAAGGCGAAAAGATCGGTGTATTCAACAGGGTTGGTGAAGTCCTCTCATGGGGACATTATAACCAGTGCCAGTCAGGAGTTTACCTATGGGAACAATATGGTTTTAGGTAAAGATGGGAATATGCAGATTATAGATCAGTTGATCAAAGCTGATGACCGTGTCAACGCCAAGAGAGAATCCAGAGAAATTTACGCGGCGAAATCCATCAAGAGTTTTCCTTTTTACCTATACTCTGACTATTTGGAGGGGCAGAATCACACGTTGAAGGAGGTTGCGAATGTCACGATGGGATTCAATGAGGAGAGATCATGGAGTGACGATGATGGATTGATGAGAACGTTCAAGAGTAAGCTGGAGAATAAGCAAGAAGCGCAAGGGGTTATGGTGGTGAAGAATAACTTGGTGGTCAGTGGATATGGGGGGACGCAACAAGTGTATAACTATGTTGGAAGTGACCAGTGTTACTTCCGGAACATTAGTAGCTTCAACTATACAATTCTATATAATAAGGTTGAAGCTGTTTGCAAGAAGAAAACACTGAAGCCGACGCCACGGCTCGAGCATCTGACCATACAGCCGTTGTTGGCTTGA
- the LOC117125819 gene encoding phosphoenolpyruvate carboxylase 3 produces MAGRNIEKKASIDSQLRQLVPAKVSENDKLIEYDALLLNRFLLSMKATMSLRSLRNLGKSLLVWTSTAE; encoded by the coding sequence ATGGCGGGTCGCAACATAGAGAAGAAGGCATCGATAGATTCACAGCTTCGGCAACTTGTTCCTGCTAAAGTGAGTGAAAATGATAAGCTTATCGAGTATGATGCTCTTCTCCTTAATCGCTTCTTGCTGAGTATGAAGGCAACCATGAGTCTAAGAAGCTTGAGGAACTTGGGAAAGTCCTTACTAGTTTGGACGTCAACTGCTGAGTAA
- the LOC103841779 gene encoding probable leucine-rich repeat receptor-like serine/threonine-protein kinase At3g14840, which translates to MSMIRLLFPSYFLLVSIILSGFASSQTLPQEEVDALRAVAKALKKTNWNFSVNPCDGNSTNSGWINLNAGKGTEDNVTCNCSPVCHVTHILLKAQNLRGSLPKELTGLPFLEEIDLSRNYLNGSIPPEWGTLPLVSISLLGNRISGPIPKEIGNITTLMSFVVEYNQISGKLPPELGNLQNINRLFLSSNNLSGDIPSTFSKLTKLTDFRISDNQFTGTIPDFIQNWTGLDKLVIQASGLVGPIPSTIGTLKSITDLRITDLSGPESPFPPLENMKEIKYLVLRNCNLTGELPTYLGSRSLLKTLDLSFNKLRGPIPATYGALTDVDNIYFTSNMLTGEVPNWMIDNGDNIDLTFNNFSNVQRTLECQRKAVNMFSSTNPLLTNDHSNVSCLSSYACPKTFYGLHINCGGNELTINKTKYDADTNNIPQYYDSTNGWVSSNTGHFMDDARSPEKVTIWKNTSALKIADPSLYTEARLSAISLTYYALCLGEGNYTVNLHFAEIMFSDDNNYSSLGRRFFDIYVQGKRVAKDFNIVTEAKGAERAVVKSFPVTITNRKLEIRLLWAGKGTQALPQRGTYGALISAVSVDPDFTPPKEDSPGGGTSIGAVVGAVIASTVVLVLLIGAILWWRGCLRPKSQMEKDFKNLDFQISSFSLRQIKVATDNFDPANKIGEGGFGPVYKGEMNDGTIIAVKQLSAKSKQGNREFLNEIAMISALQHPHLVKLYGCCVEGDQLLLVYEYLENNSLARALFGPPETQIRLDWPTRQRICVGIARGLAYLHEESRLKIVHRDIKATNVLLDTELNAKISDFGLAKLDEEENTHMTTRVAGTYGYMAPEYAMRGHLTDKADVYSFGVVALEIVHGRSNTSARSKGETFHLLDWVHVLREQNKLVEVVDSRLGTDYNREEAMTMINIGILCTSQVPSDRPSMSTVVSMLEGSSTVDVEKLLEASFSRGNEKDEESVRAMKKHYAIISGEEMTSMTDQSINTYGPFTSSSTSTANASDLYPLKPDSAYWKSRV; encoded by the exons atgTCGATGATACGACTTCTCTTCCCTTCGTACTTCCTCCTCGTCTCTATCATCCTCTCCGGCTTTGCATCCTCTCAAACCTTACCACAAGAAGAAG TGGATGCTTTAAGGGCTGTAGCGAAGGCGTTGAAGAAGACTAACTGGAATTTCAGTGTGAATCCCTGCGACGGCAATTCAACCAACAGTGGTTGGATAAACCTTAACGCCGGCAAGGGAACAGAAGACAACGTTACTTGTAACTGCTCCCCCGTTTGCCACGTCACCCACAT ACTTCTCAAGGCACAAAACCTCCGAGGATCTCTTCCTAAAGAGTTGACGGGTCTTCCGTTTTTGGAAGAGAT tgatttgTCTAGAAACTATCTGAACGGTTCCATTCCTCCCGAGTGGGGAACCTTGCCACTTGTAAGCAT CTCACTACTTGGAAACCGTATAAGTGGTCCTATCCCAAAAGAAATTGGTAACATTACAACCCTTATGAGCTT TGTTGTGGAATACAACCAGATCTCAGGGAAATTACCTCCAGAGCTCGGCAATCTACAGAACATTAATAGACT CTTTCTTAGCTCGAACAACTTGAGTGGGGACATCCCAAGTACATTTTCCAAACTTACTAAATTGACTGATTT CCGTATAAGTGACAACCAGTTCACTGGTACTATACCAGATTTTATCCAGAACTGGACAGGGCTTGATAAATT GGTTATTCAAGCAAGTGGTTTGGTCGGACCGATTCCTAGTACCATTGGTACTCTTAAGAGCATAACAGACTT GAGAATCACTGACTTAAGCGGACCTGAGTCTCCATTTCCGCCACTAGAAAACATGAAAGAGATAAAATACTT GGTTCTCAGGAACTGCAATCTTACAGGAGAGTTGCCTACATATCTTGGGTCGAGATCACTATTAAAAACATT AGATCTTAGCTTTAATAAACTAAGGGGGCCAATCCCTGCAACATATGGTGCTCTTACTGACGTAGATAACAT ATATTTTACAAGTAACATGTTAACCGGGGAAGTACCAAATTGGATGATAGACAATGGAGACAATAT TGATCTTACTTTCAATAACTTCTCCAATGTTCAAAGAACCTTAGAATGTCAGAGGAAGGCTGT GAATATGTTTTCAAGCACAAACCCGTTATTGACAAATGACCa CTCAAATGTTTCGTGTCTGAGTAGCTACGCATGTCCTAAAA CTTTCTATGGCCTTCACATAAACTGTGGTGGCAATGAGCTAACAATCAATAAGACCAAGTATGATGCTGATACAAATAATATACCACAGTACTACGATAGTACCAACGGTTGGGTTTCTAGCAACACTGGGCACTTTATGGACGATGCTCGGTCTCCCGAAAAAGTAACCATTTGGAAAAATACATCAGCGCTTAAGATAGCAGATCCTAGTCTTTACACAGAGGCCCGTCTCTCAGCCATTTCCCTCACTTACTACGCATTGTGCCTAGGAGAAGGAAACTACACGGTTAATCTTCATTTCGCTGAGATTATGTTCAGCGACGACAACAATTACTCCAGTTTGGGAAGACGATTCTTTGACATATACGTTCAG GGCAAACGTGTGGCTAAAGATTTCAATATTGTAACTGAGGCAAAAGGTGCTGAAAGAGCTGTGGTTAAGAGTTTCCCGGTTACGATTACAAATAGGAAGCTGGAAATAAGATTGTTGTGGGCTGGTAAAGGAACTCAAGCTCTTCCTCAAAGAGGTACATATGGTGCTCTCATATCAGCTGTATCCGTAGATCCAG ATTTCACTCCACCAAAGGAAGATAGCCCTGGTGGTGGAACCTCTATTGGGGCCGTGGTTGGTGCTGTAATCGCTTCAACGGTGGTTCTTGTGCTTTTAATTGGTGCTATTTTATGGTGGAGAGGTTGCTTGAGACCCAAGAGTCAGATGGAGAAAG ATTTCAAGAATTTGGATTTCCAGATAAGTTCCTTCTCCTTGAGGCAAATCAAAGTTGCTACAGACAACTTTGATCCTGCAAACAAGATCGGAGAAGGTGGCTTTGGTCCTGTATACAAGGGAGAGATGAATGATGGAACCATTATCGCGGTGAAGCAGCTATCAGCGAAATCAAAACAAGGCAATAGAGAGTTCTTGAACGAGATCGCTATGATCTCTGCTCTACAGCATCCACATTTGGTTAAACTATACGGATGCTGCGTCGAAGGTGACCAGCTCTTGCTTGTCTACGAGTACTTGGAAAACAACAGTCTCGCAAGAGCACTTTTCGGTCCTCCAGAGACTCAAATACGGCTAGATTGGCCAACGAGGCAGAGGATTTGCGTCGGTATAGCGAGAGGATTAGCTTATCTCCACGAGGAATCAAGACTCAAGATTGTACACAGAGACATCAAAGCAACTAATGTCTTGCTGGACACGGAACTAAATGCAAAGATTTCGGATTTCGGTCTTGCTAAgcttgatgaagaagaaaacacaCACATGACCACACGAGTCGCTGGAACATA cGGATACATGGCTCCTGAATACGCCATGAGAGGTCACTTGACTGATAAAGCAGACGTCTACAGTTTCGGTGTCGTGGCTCTAGAGATTGTTCACGGAAGAAGCAACACGAGCGCACGATCCAAAGGCGAAACCTTCCACCTTCTTGACTGG GTTCACGTTTTAAGGGAGCAAAACAAACTGGTGGAAGTAGTAGACTCGAGGCTTGGAACAGACTACAACAGAGAAGAAGCAATGACGATGATCAATATAGGGATCCTCTGCACCAGTCAAGTTCCATCGGACAGACCTTCCATGTCTACGGTGGTTAGCATGCTCGAAGGAAGCTCCACGGTGGATGTTGAGAAGCTTCTTGAAGCTTCGTTCAGCAGAGGAAACGAGAAAGACGAAGAGAGCGTGAGGGCGATGAAGAAGCATTACGCGATTATTAGTGGAGAAGAGATGACGAGTATGACGGATCAGAGTATCAACACCTATGGACCATTCACGTCGTCTTCGACGTCCACTGCCAACGCCAGCGACCTTTACCCTCTTAAGCCTGATTCTGCGTATTGGAAATCTAGAGTCTAA
- the LOC103841769 gene encoding protein trichome birefringence-like 41, which translates to MGSTDKAISYGSALVLSLLLLLLPLLHEAEGCDMFTGRWVEDASYPLYDPSACPFIRREFACKRNGRPDLDYPTFRWQPQGCKLARFNGVEFLEKNKGKKIMFVGDSLSLNQWQSLTCMLHSSVPNSPYNITTQGTITTFTFQEYGMELKLDRNVYLVDIVRKKIGRVLKLDSINDGHNWSEMDTLIFNTWHWWSRRGPSQPWDYIQLGSNVTKDMNRVKAFKIALGTWGKWVDTVVDTQKTRVFFQGISPSHYKGALWGEPTARSCAKQNKPLLGTSYPGGLPAEVGVLKRALGKISKPVTLLDITMLSLLRKDGHPSIYGLGGRTGNDCSHWCLSGVPDTWNEILYNYMA; encoded by the exons ATGGGTTCTACGGATAAAGCCATTTCTTATGGCTCTGCATTAGTGTTATCgctgctgcttcttcttcttcctctgcttcACGAAGCTGAAGGGTGTGATATGTTCACGGGACGATGGGTGGAGGACGCTTCCTACCCACTCTACGATCCCTCCGCATGTCCTTTCATACGACGCGAGTTCGCTTGCAAGAGAAACGGACGGCCTGATCTCGATTACCCTACCTTCAGATGGCAACCTCAGGGCTGCAAATTAGCACG GTTCAATGGAGTTGAGTTTTTGGAGAAAAACAAAGGGAAGAAGATAATGTTTGTTGGTGATTCACTTAGCCTAAATCAGTGGCAATCTTTGACATGTATGCTTCACTCATCTGTTCCCAATTCTCCTTACAACATAACAACACAAGGCACTATCACAACCTTCACATTCCAG GAGTATGGAATGGAATTGAAGCTTGATAGGAACGTGTATTTGGTAGATATAGTGAGGAAGAAGATTGGGAGAGTGTTGAAACTTGATTCGATCAATGACGGACATAATTGGTCAGAAATGGATACATTGATTTTCAATACTTGGCATTGGTGGAGCCGTAGAGGTCCTTCACAACC atggGATTATATCCAACTAGGAAGTAACGTTACAAAGGACATGAACCGTGTGAAAGCATTCAAAATCGCACTCGGGACTTGGGGCAAATGGGTCGATACTGTTGTGGATACTCAGAAAACTAGAGTCTTTTTCCAAGGAATTTCACCATCTCATTACAA aGGGGCTTTATGGGGTGAACCAACGGCAAGGAGTTGCGCAAAACAGAATAAACCACTTTTGGGGACAAGTTATCCAGGAGGATTGCCTGCTGAAGTTGGAGTTCTGAAGCGAGCACTTGGGAAAATATCAAAACCGGTGACACTGCTAGACATTACAATGCTTTCATTGCTTCGCAAAGATGGCCACCCTTCGATATACGGTCTAGGAGGCCGAACCGGCAATGACTGCAGCCACTGGTGTCTTTCTGGGGTACCAGATACTTGGAATGAGATTCTTTACAACTATATGGCTTag
- the LOC117127122 gene encoding putative nuclease HARBI1, with product KAGQLQVYSFFCLFLPKCWSPACPAVHSVFGAERGPVQTDGGLRWRNIWRRLQEDAAACLQLLRMSLGVFMSLCDILESKYGLHPTLNVSIEESVAMFLRICGHNEVQRDVGLRFGQTQETVNRKFFEVLRAAELLACDYVKTPTRRELLRIPERLQVDRRYWPYFSGFVGAVDGVHVCVKVKPELQGMYWNRHDRTSFNIMAICDLNMLFTYVWNGAPGSCHDTAVLTMAQDGDSDFPLPPGDKYYVADSGYPNKQGFLAPYRSSWNGVIRYHMSHFNNGPPPKNIEELFNRCHASLRSVIERTFGVWKKKWRILSEFLRYDIEVQKRVVTATMGLHNFIRISNYFDEDFVEEMGHTNTSNEDSESDISDMETTNMADGNHMTNIRDNIAHMLWANH from the coding sequence AAAGCAGGACAACTGCAAGTATAcagttttttttgtctttttctgcCTAAATGCTGGTCTCCTGCATGTCCTGCAGTTCACTCTGTTTTTGGAGCTGAAAGAGGACCAGTTCAAACCGATGGTGGTTTAAGATGGAGAAATATTTGGCGTCGACTACAAGAAGATGCTGCTGCGTGTCTTCAGTTACTACGAATGTCTCTTGGTGTTTTCATGTCTCTATGTGACATATTGGAATCAAAATATGGTTTACATCCCACTCTTAATGTTAGCATTGAAGAGAGCGTGGCAATGTTTTTGCGAATTTGTGGGCAcaatgaagttcaaagagatgtTGGATTACGATTTGGACAGACACAAGAGACAGTGAATAGGAAATTTTTTGAAGTTCTTAGGGCGGCAGAGTTACTTGCTTGTGATTATGTTAAGACTCCAACAAGACGAGAACTACTTCGAATTCCTGAAAGGCTTCAAGTGGACAGAAGATATTGGCCATATTTTAGTGGATTTGTGGGAGCTGTGGATGGAGTTCATGTATGTGTTAAAGTGAAGCCTGAACTACAAGGAATGTACTGGAATCGACATGATAGGACATCATTTAACATCATGGCGATATGTGATCTCAATATGTTGTTTACATATGTTTGGAATGGAGCACCCGGATCATGTCACGATACAGCAGTTCTCACGATGGCACAAGACGGTGATTCTGACTTTCCTTTGCCTCCAGGAGACAAGTATTATGTAGCTGATTCTGGGTATCCAAATAAGCAAGGTTTTTTGGCTCCATATAGATCTTCTTGGAATGGGGTTATTAGGTATCACATGTCTCATTTCAACAATGGTCCTCCTCCTAAGAATATAGAAGAACTGTTTAATCGATGTCATGCATCTCTACGTTCCGTTATTGAAAGGACATTTGGAGTTTGGAAGAAGAAATGGAGGATTTTGAGTGAATTTCTGAGATATGATATCGAAGTTCAAAAAAGAGTGGTAACTGCTACAATGGGATTGCATAATTTTATCagaatttcaaattattttgatgaagattttgtTGAAGAAATGGGACATACAAATACCAGCAACGAAGATTCTGAAAGTGATATAAGTGACATGGAGACAACAAATATGGCTGATGGAAATCATATGACAAACATTAGAGACAACATTGCTCATATGTTATGGGCAAatcattaa
- the LOC103849026 gene encoding GDSL esterase/lipase At3g14820: protein MDLRFLCSLLLFFVAEVTTTKTKGNTTVPALIVFGDSIMDTGNNNDIPTLLKSNFPPYGKEFPGGIPTGRFSDGKVPSDIIANTLGIAKTIPPYLGSKLKPNDLLKGVIFASGGSGYDPLTSKLLSIIPMSDQLQYFQEYLSKIKQHFGEEKVKFILEKSVFLVVASSNDLGETYWARSLEYSRNAYAEYLAYLASEFIKKLSGLGAKKIGVFSAVPVGCVPAQRTLFGGFKRECYETLNKMAIHFNSKLSSSMDALQKQLPSKLVYIDIYETLHDIMRNSSKYGFKVADKGCCGTGRIALAVLCNKLTPFTCSDPSTHVFFDSYHPTEKAYQIITDKLMKKYQKHLSN, encoded by the exons ATGGATCTGCGGTTTCTATGTtctcttttgttgttttttgtcGCAGAAGTGACCACAACCAAGACCAAAG GGAACACAACAGTTCCGGCATTAATAGTATTCGGAGATTCGATAATGGATACTGGAAATAATAATGACATTCCAACTCTTCTAAAGTCTAACTTTCCTCCTTATGGGAAAGAGTTTCCTGGTGGCATTCCTACCGGTAGATTTTCAGATGGAAAAGTTCCATCAGACATCATTG CGAATACATTGGGGATAGCAAAGACGATACCACCATACTTAGGCTCAAAACTAAAGCCAAATGATCTTCTTAAGGGTGTAATATTTGCTTCTGGAGGTTCCGGTTATGATCCATTAACATCTAAACTATtg tcTATAATACCAATGTCAGATCAACTCCAATATTTTCAAGAATATTTGTCAAAAATTAAGCAACACTTTGGAGAAGAAAAGGTTAAGTTTATATTGGAGAAAAGTGTGTTTCTAGTGGTCGCTAGCAGTAATGATCTCGGCGAGACTTATTGGGCTCGATCGCTTGAATACAGTCGTAACGCATACGCTGAATATTTGGCATACTTGGCTTCAGAGTTTATCAAA AAACTATCTGGACTCGGAGCGAAAAAAATAGGAGTGTTTAGCGCAGTTCCAGTTGGATGCGTGCCTGCACAAAGAACACTCTTTGGAGGTTTCAAAAGAGAATGTTATGAAACTTTGAACAAAATGGCAATTCATTTCAACTCAAAGTTATCATCTAGTATGGATGCTCTGCAGAAACAGTTGCCCAGTAAACTAGTATATATTGACATTTACGAAACTCTTCATGACATCATGAGAAACTCTTCGAAATACG GGTTTAAAGTGGCAGATAAAGGATGTTGCGGTACAGGAAGAATTGCGTTAGCTGTATTGTGCAACAAACTTACTCCTTTCACGTGTTCGGATCCATCGACTCATGTGTTCTTTGACTCTTATCATCCAACTGAAAAAGCTTACCAAATTATCACTGATAAATTGATGAAAAAATACCAGAAGCACCTTAGCAACTGA